The Sedimentibacter sp. zth1 DNA segment TTTTATATATATTAAAGCAAAAAAAGGTTCTAGTCATTAGAAGTAATGATTAGAACCTTTTTTGTTATATATTTAATTTAAAAAATTAGTAAACATCCACAAATTATAACACCTGAGAACAATAATGTTATTACACAATATCCCATGATGTCTTTAGCAGATAATCCTGCTATACCCAATGCTGGTAAAGCCCAGAATGGTTGTATCATGTTAGTCCATGCATCACCCCATGCAATTGCCATCGCTGTTTTAGCTGGAGAAACACCAATCTTTAATGCTGCTGGCATCATTATAGGTCCTTGAACTGCCCATTGTCCACCACCAGATGGTACAAAGAAGTTTACAATACCTGCTGAAAGGAAAGTGAATAGTGGGAATGTAGTAGTATTTGCAATGCTAACAAAAGCATTAGATATCACTGCTGCCAATGAAACTCCACCAATTGCAGCTCCAGTCATCATACCTTGAATTCCTGCATAGAATGGGAATTGCAGTAAAACACCAGAACAACCTTTTGTTGAGTCAATAAATGCATCTATATATTTTCTGATATTGCCATGTAATATCATTCCTACAAAAAGGAATATAAAGTTTACAAAGTTTAAGTTCAATGAATTTAAACCGTTTTTTGATATATTGTATAATATGAAAACAACACCAAATGCTACAGTAATAAGCCATAATATTTTGCTATGTTCTATCTTGTCAGCAGGAGTCTTTATTTCATATACTTTTTCTTTTTCTTCTACTAGTAAAGCAGGGTCAACTTCTATTGTATGTTCTTTATCGGGCATCATTGCTCTACACACAAAGGGTATTCCAATAACAAGAAGTCCAGAAATAACTAAGCTCATTGGAGAAAAAATAGTCATTGAAGTTGAAATTGCTTCTGTTAAGGCACCACCAGTATTAGCTACAACAGTTGAACCGTCAGCTAATGTTGTAACAGTAGAAATATTAAGTGGTATAGAACCTGACATACCACCATGCCATACAACAAATCCTGAATAGGCAGTTGCTATAAGTAATCTATAATCAACACCTTTTACTTGTTTAGCCATTTCTTTTGCTAGAAGTGCACCAATAACTAATCCGAATCCCCAATTTATCCAACAGCAAATAATAGATACTACTGCTGTTAACATGATAGCTCTACCAGGTGTTTTTGCACGGGAAGCTATTTTTTTTAGTAAATTTTGAAATACGTTAGCCTTTGCCATTGTGTTACCAAGAACTAGTACCAAAGCCATTTGCATTGAGAATGCTAATAGTCCCCAGAAGCCTCCAGCCCAGTTTAAAAGCATTGCTAGTGGACCTTGACCTGTAAAAATTATACCAGCTACAAAAACCACGATAGTTAATATAATCGCAAATATAAATGGATCTGGCAAGAACTTGTTCATTACGGATACACATCCGTTTGTAAATTTTTTAAACATAATTATGTCCTCCATTGGTTTCTTTTATGTAAATTGAAAAAATATTAACATATACAAGTAAAAAACATATATAAATAAATGCAAAAATTTAACATTAAAACATAAAATATACTTGATATATCAACAAATATTCAACTTCGTAATAAGTATACCATATGTTAAAAAAATGTCAATGTAATCTTTAACTTTTCTTAAACAACTTATAAAAAATTAAATAGAATAAAAATAAGA contains these protein-coding regions:
- a CDS encoding short-chain fatty acid transporter, whose amino-acid sequence is MFKKFTNGCVSVMNKFLPDPFIFAIILTIVVFVAGIIFTGQGPLAMLLNWAGGFWGLLAFSMQMALVLVLGNTMAKANVFQNLLKKIASRAKTPGRAIMLTAVVSIICCWINWGFGLVIGALLAKEMAKQVKGVDYRLLIATAYSGFVVWHGGMSGSIPLNISTVTTLADGSTVVANTGGALTEAISTSMTIFSPMSLVISGLLVIGIPFVCRAMMPDKEHTIEVDPALLVEEKEKVYEIKTPADKIEHSKILWLITVAFGVVFILYNISKNGLNSLNLNFVNFIFLFVGMILHGNIRKYIDAFIDSTKGCSGVLLQFPFYAGIQGMMTGAAIGGVSLAAVISNAFVSIANTTTFPLFTFLSAGIVNFFVPSGGGQWAVQGPIMMPAALKIGVSPAKTAMAIAWGDAWTNMIQPFWALPALGIAGLSAKDIMGYCVITLLFSGVIICGCLLIF